The following is a genomic window from Sporolituus thermophilus DSM 23256.
GCACCCGTTTGAGCGTTGAAAGCGCCAGACAGCACAAACAGTTTATACTTCTGAAGTTTAAAGAACTTCAGGACCGTAATGCCGTTGAGGGCTTACGCGGTAAACTGGTGAAAGTCCCCCGCAAAGATTTAGTGCCTTTACCGGAAGGACATTATTACATTTTTGAAATTATCGGCCTTAAAGTTTACGACATTGATGGTGCATACCTTGGCAAAGTGACCAACGTAATGCAGACCGGCAGTAATGACGTCTATGTCGTCGAGGGCGGCAACCGTCCTTTACTTATTCCTGCTATTAAAGAAGTAGTGAAAGAAATCGACCTCGACCAAGGTCGGATGGTGATTAAACCGCAGGAAGAATGGGAATAACATATGCGTATTGACATCATCTCGCTGTTTCCCGAAATGTTTGACGGGCCTTTTGGACATAGCATTATCAAGCGTGCCCGCGACGCAGGTCTCTTAACTATTAATATCATCAACCCGCGCGACTTTGCCTATGATAAACACCGTATTGTGGACGACTATCCCTTTGGCGGCGGTTCGGGGATGGTGATGAAACCGGAACCGCTATACCGGGCAGTGGAGAGCGCTAAAACAGCGGTGGAGTCGAACAAGCGGCGCATTATTCTTATGTGCCCAGGGGGCGAGGTCTTCACCCAACATAAGGCGCGGGAGCTGGCGGTTTATGACCATTTGATTTTAGTCTGTGGCCATTATGAGGGCGTTGATGAACGTATCCGGCAATATGTTGTTGACGAAGCCGTATCTATTGGGGATTATGTGCTTACGGGCGGGGAACTGCCGGCGATGGTGGTTACCGACGCCGTAGCACGGATGATTCCTGGTGTTTTGGGGGCAAGTGACGCTGCCGTGCATGACTCATTTTATAGTGGGCTGCTAGAATATCCGCAATATACTCGTCCGCGTGAGTTTAACGGCTGGGAAGTGCCTGAGATTTTGCTCTCTGGCGATCATGCGAAAATTGAACAATGGCGGCGTAAACAGTCCTTAAAAAGAACCTTGGAGCGGCGCCCGGATTTATTGGCATCCTGCACTCTAAGCGAAGAGGATGCCAAGTTGTTGGCCGAGATAAAACGGGAACAAAGCGGGTGCTAATATATGAAAACCGTTGTTTATGTAGGATTAGTCCATTACCCTGTTTATAATAAGCGTAGTGAAGTAATCACTACGGCCATTACGAATTTTGACATTCATGATATAGCCCGTACTTCCCGCACTTATGGGATTAAACAGTATTTTATTATCCATCCTCTTGAGAACCAATTGGCTTTGGCCAAGGAAATTCTAAATTATTGGCAGGAAGGCTATGGCGGGGAGTATAATCCTGACCGGCGCGAGGCTTTTCGTGTTGTCGAAACAATAACTTCTATTGAGGAAGCCGCCCGCCTGATTGCCGAGCGGGAAGGGGAAGCGCCTTTTATTGTCACCACGGATGCGCGCAAGTATCCCAATACCATTTCTTATCGGGAATTACGCCGCCGTATTCATGAAAACGGCCGCCCTTGCCTGCTCTTATTTGGCACGGGATGGGGAATACAAAAAGAAGTGATGGAACAGTTTGATTATATCTTGGAGCCAATTTATGGCCCATGCGACTACAATCACTTATCCGTCCGCGCGGCAGCAGCGATTATTCTTGATCGTTTGCTAGGAGAGCCATGGTGGTCAGGCGAAAGTCTTTCTTGAGTTTCCCATAAGCTTATGATATAATTTTTGGCGTGTAAACAGACGGTCCTCTGCCCAACCAGCATGAACGTCTAGTATAAGGAGGAACACAAATAATGGACATTATTAAGGTTTTGGAACAAGAGCAACTGCGGCAAGATATTCCTGATTTCCGCCCCGGGGATACCGTTCGCGTCCATGTAAAGGTTGTGGAAGGCAACCGTGAACGTATCCAAGTCTTTGAAGGCATTGTTATTAACCGCAAAAGCGGCGGCGTGAGGGAAACTTTTACGGTGAGGCGGGTTACTTATGGAGTTGGCGTTGAACGCACTTTCCCCGTTCATTCCCCGCGCATTGAGAAAATCGAAGTGGTTCGCAGAGGTGTAGTACGGCGGGCTAAGCTCTACTATTTGCGCAACCTTACCGGCAAAGCGGCTCGGATTAAAGAAAAGCGTACAGGTAAATAAAGTAATAGGGACTGATTTTCAGTCCCTTTTCTTCATGCGGTAAGGGGGGCTCACTTTGAGCAGTACAAGTCTTGGCGAAGAAATCAAGGATTGGGTTATTTCAATCGTTGTAGCTGTGGTACTGGCCTTTTTTATTCGCACCTTTATTGTCGAGTTATATATGGTAGAAGGGCCTTCTATGCGGCCTACATTGGTGAACAGCGAACGGCTAGTAGTCAATAAATTTATTTATCGTTTTAAGGAACCGGAAAAAGGGGAAATCATTGTTTTCCGCTACCCTCGTGATCCCAGCCGGGACTTTATCAAGCGTGTTATTGCCGTCGGGGGTGACACGATTGAAATTCAGGACGGACGTGTCTTTGTGAACGGTCAATTGATGCAAGAGCCTTATATATTGGAAAAAACCCGTGGTTCCTATCCACTTTCCACTGTACCGGCAGGACATGTGTTTGTTATGGGGGATAATCGTAACAATTCCGAGGATAGCCGGTTCCGCGACGTAGGTTTTGTACCGTTACATTTGATAAAGGGTAAGGCAGTCATGGTTTTTTGGCCTCTTGACCACATAAAAACCTTGCCGTAAACATAAACTTAAAGTGCCGAGTGTGGATAAGGACGGGTGTTTAATGCATATCCATTGGTTCCCTGGTCATATGGCAAAAGCCCATAAGATGATTCGAGAGCATTTAAAACTTGTTGACGTTGTCATTGAACTGCTTGATGCCAGGATACCGCTTAGCAGTGCCAATCCGGTCATTCATGAATTAGTGGAAAACAAGCCACGGGTTATTGCTCTTAATAAGGCTGACCTTGCCGAACCCGAGTGGACACAGCGATGGATAGCCGAATACCGGCGACAAGGGCTTGCCGCTGTACCGCTAGAAGCGGTCAGCGGCAAAGGGGCAAAAACACTTTTAGTCCAGGTGGAGACGGCGGTCCGACCTAAATTGAAAGCCCTGGAAGCCAAGGGGATTCAAGGTAGGACGGTTAGGGCCATAATCTTAGGTATTCCCAATGTAGGTAAGTCGTCGTTAATTAATCGATTGCTGGGAGCGGCTGTTGTGCGCACAGGCGATAGACCGGGCGTCACACGGGGACAACAATGGATTAAAATCGGAAAGAATCTCGAACTACTAGATACTCCGGGTGTCTTATGGCCGAAGTTTGATGATCAGGAAGTAGCGTTTAAACTGGCTATAACCGGCGCTATCCATGAAGACGTATACGACGTGGATGCGGTTGCGACCAAGCTGCTACATGTGCTGCGAGCGTGTTATGCCGACCGGCTGGTGGAACGCTTTAAACTTTCACCGCCACTGCCGGAAGATGCAGCCGCCCTCCTTGACTTAATCGGCAGTAAGCGAGGGTGTCTGCGGGCGGGCGGCATCGTTGATCACGAAAAAGTGCGCCGCATTATTTTGACAGAGTTCCGTACCGGCAAGTTAGGACCGTTTACGTTGGATTATCCGCCAGTGGCAAAGAATATATAACAAAATAGCTCAATGTTAAGCATGAAACCGGTATCGCAATTCAGCGTACCGGTTTTCGACTGTCCGGAAGGGTTTTTCCTGTAAAGCAAGAATACAAAAAAGGACTATGACAAATGGAGGAGAATGTTTTGGCGAGTAGCCACATGACCATATCACAGATTGCAAGAATATTGGAAAAGGATAATGTATCGCCTGATTTGCTGGCGGCGCTGCAGTCAGACGAGCGCATTGCGGTGGCCCGGTTACTTGCCAAATGGCGCAAGCGTCAGGAAGAACGAGCGCGAGAGTATGAGCGGGTGCAAAGCCTGTATTTATACGAGAGTGTTTTTTATGAACAAGGAGTGGATTTGATTGCCGGGGTCGACGAAGCTGGCAGGGGGCCTTTGGCTGGACCGGTCGTCGTCGCCGCGGTAATTTTGCCAAAACGACATCATTTACCAATGCTCAATGATTCAAAAAAGCTATCGCCGCAGCAACGGAACTTGCTATATGAAAAAATTATTGGCACCGCGGTGGCGGTAACCCATATTATAATTCCTGTAGGCCAAATAGATAGCGTGAATATTTATCAGGCAACTTTACAAGGGATGTATCGTGCTCTGGAGAACTTGAGGCCAAAGCCCCAAGCGGCACTAGTTGATGCTATGCCACTTCGTCAGGCCGTGCTGCCCCATAAATCAATAATCAACGGCGATGCTTTAAGCGCTTCTATAGCCGCAGCTTCCGTTGTAGCAAAAGTTGTGCGGGACCGGTACATGGACGAGATGGATGTTTTATATCCTGGGTATGGTTTTGCCAAACACAAAGGATATGCTACGCCAGAGCATTTGGCAGCATTACGGCGGCTCGGGCCCTGCCCCATTCACCGCCGCAGCTTCGAGCCAATCAAATCATGGGGAGGCTTAGGGTGAAGATTGATAATTCCGTCGCTAAAGGCGCTACTTTCCCGATTTTTCCTAACGACGTTTGCCTTCGCCAGAATACTGCTCAGGGCGCAGGTAAGCGGGAAAGCCTGGCGGCTGAACTAATCACTGATCAGACGTTGAAGCTGCTGCTAGATGAGCTTGGCCAAGCTGTCATGAAACAGCAGGAGCTGCTACTGAGTTTACCGCCCAAAATTCGTGAGCAGGCAGCAATACTTCTGCGGGAACATCGCCCAAGTACTGATACGCTTCAGCAAGGTCTGGCAAAAGTCATACAAGGTCAGCGAGAAATGGCCAATAAGGTATTAGCGTTGGCCACGGTCGTGGAACAAAAATGGGAAGCCATTCCTGGAAAAGAACAAGCGATGCCTGCGGAAGGGATGAAGACTTTGGTGCGGACGGAAGTTGAACAAGAAGCCGCGCGTACGCTACGAAAACTAGCTACATTCCTTCAGCCGCGGTTTATTACCGGTCAGGCAAGCACCGCGGACCGGCTGCTACTAGAATTTACTTTGCCACTTTTCTTCAATGGAGCGATAAAAGGTTATCCTGTACATATCCACATTTATCACGAGCAACAGAAACAACACAGCTCATTACCTCACAATGAAACCTGGTTGCGAGTTAGTATGGCCACTGAACATTTGGGTATAGTAACCGTTCTCTTCAGATTGCTTGGCAATGCACCTATAGAGCTCAAGGTGGAATTTCCAACGCGGGAAGCCGCGGAAGCATTTAAGGAATTTGTGCCGGAAATTCGCGCGGGAGTAGCACAAAAGCATATTGTTTTATCTAATATTGTGGTGACTACCAAAAAGGAACGGACCTGTGTTTGGGAGGAAAGCAGGAATGAATGATTCTGAACAATCGAGGCAAAAACAAGCCATAGCGCTCCGTTATGACCAAGAAACTCAGCAGGCGCCTAAAGTGGTGGCCAAAGGCTCGGGTTATATAGCGGAGCAAATTCTGGCTACTGCCGCCCAGCATGCCGTTCCTGTTTACAAGGATACTGCCCTTGCTTCCTTGCTGATGGCCGTGGAACTTGATAAGGAGATACCCCCGGAATTGTATCAAGTTGTTGCCGAAGTTTTAGCGTATATTTACCGAGTAGATCGGCGTTTTGTTGGAAGTAAAGGATAAACTGTATGCCTAGTTGTTATCCGAAATATCTAGGATAGAAGGATCCGATGTAAAACCGCGAGGAGAGGTCGCTCGTGAACAATATTATGAAGGGGAAGATGGGAGAAAATGTAGCGGCTGATTATTTAGCCAGAAACGGATATAAAATACTGAT
Proteins encoded in this region:
- the rimM gene encoding ribosome maturation factor RimM (Essential for efficient processing of 16S rRNA) produces the protein MLEDLVAIGKIVAPHGVRGDVRIIPLTDFPERFQKLKTAYFDDGTRLSVESARQHKQFILLKFKELQDRNAVEGLRGKLVKVPRKDLVPLPEGHYYIFEIIGLKVYDIDGAYLGKVTNVMQTGSNDVYVVEGGNRPLLIPAIKEVVKEIDLDQGRMVIKPQEEWE
- the trmD gene encoding tRNA (guanosine(37)-N1)-methyltransferase TrmD; the protein is MRIDIISLFPEMFDGPFGHSIIKRARDAGLLTINIINPRDFAYDKHRIVDDYPFGGGSGMVMKPEPLYRAVESAKTAVESNKRRIILMCPGGEVFTQHKARELAVYDHLILVCGHYEGVDERIRQYVVDEAVSIGDYVLTGGELPAMVVTDAVARMIPGVLGASDAAVHDSFYSGLLEYPQYTRPREFNGWEVPEILLSGDHAKIEQWRRKQSLKRTLERRPDLLASCTLSEEDAKLLAEIKREQSGC
- a CDS encoding RNA methyltransferase; its protein translation is MKTVVYVGLVHYPVYNKRSEVITTAITNFDIHDIARTSRTYGIKQYFIIHPLENQLALAKEILNYWQEGYGGEYNPDRREAFRVVETITSIEEAARLIAEREGEAPFIVTTDARKYPNTISYRELRRRIHENGRPCLLLFGTGWGIQKEVMEQFDYILEPIYGPCDYNHLSVRAAAAIILDRLLGEPWWSGESLS
- the rplS gene encoding 50S ribosomal protein L19; this encodes MDIIKVLEQEQLRQDIPDFRPGDTVRVHVKVVEGNRERIQVFEGIVINRKSGGVRETFTVRRVTYGVGVERTFPVHSPRIEKIEVVRRGVVRRAKLYYLRNLTGKAARIKEKRTGK
- the lepB gene encoding signal peptidase I, producing the protein MSSTSLGEEIKDWVISIVVAVVLAFFIRTFIVELYMVEGPSMRPTLVNSERLVVNKFIYRFKEPEKGEIIVFRYPRDPSRDFIKRVIAVGGDTIEIQDGRVFVNGQLMQEPYILEKTRGSYPLSTVPAGHVFVMGDNRNNSEDSRFRDVGFVPLHLIKGKAVMVFWPLDHIKTLP
- the ylqF gene encoding ribosome biogenesis GTPase YlqF gives rise to the protein MHIHWFPGHMAKAHKMIREHLKLVDVVIELLDARIPLSSANPVIHELVENKPRVIALNKADLAEPEWTQRWIAEYRRQGLAAVPLEAVSGKGAKTLLVQVETAVRPKLKALEAKGIQGRTVRAIILGIPNVGKSSLINRLLGAAVVRTGDRPGVTRGQQWIKIGKNLELLDTPGVLWPKFDDQEVAFKLAITGAIHEDVYDVDAVATKLLHVLRACYADRLVERFKLSPPLPEDAAALLDLIGSKRGCLRAGGIVDHEKVRRIILTEFRTGKLGPFTLDYPPVAKNI
- a CDS encoding ribonuclease HII, with the translated sequence MEENVLASSHMTISQIARILEKDNVSPDLLAALQSDERIAVARLLAKWRKRQEERAREYERVQSLYLYESVFYEQGVDLIAGVDEAGRGPLAGPVVVAAVILPKRHHLPMLNDSKKLSPQQRNLLYEKIIGTAVAVTHIIIPVGQIDSVNIYQATLQGMYRALENLRPKPQAALVDAMPLRQAVLPHKSIINGDALSASIAAASVVAKVVRDRYMDEMDVLYPGYGFAKHKGYATPEHLAALRRLGPCPIHRRSFEPIKSWGGLG
- a CDS encoding EscU/YscU/HrcU family type III secretion system export apparatus switch protein; protein product: MNDSEQSRQKQAIALRYDQETQQAPKVVAKGSGYIAEQILATAAQHAVPVYKDTALASLLMAVELDKEIPPELYQVVAEVLAYIYRVDRRFVGSKG